The Streptomyces sp. BA2 genome includes the window AGTTCCGAAAACCTCCTGATTCTCACCGCTGGGACCGGTGTGCAACATCGGAGTTCCGACGTTGCACACCGCGTTCTGGTCGATTTCTGCGTCTACCGCCCTGGAGCTCCAGGAAAAGCCGAGTCCGAGTTGAGTGCTGAGGCCGACGGTGATCCGGAGAGTAAAGGGAGGGAGATCTCGTGGACGGTGCCGAAAGCAAGGACGCTCTGCTCAGAATCGAGCGTGGTCAGGCAACTGAAGAAGAACTGGCCGCGGTCGCCGTGACCCTCCTTTCCCTGGCCGCCGGGCAAAGGGAGACCGAGGAAGAGGAGAGCGGGGGACGATCCGTCGCCCTCTGGCGCCGACGGGAACGGACCAGCGCCTACCAGGCCCCGCACAGCTGGAGATGACCCGTCCTGCGGCTGGCGAACGGGTTGACCGGCCTCCTCTCACGCCTCACGCCCACGAAGAAAACCGTACAGGCGGTTGGTTGTCGGCGCATACGGTCCCTCCGGCCCGGCCCGCGCCGCCCACAGGAAGGTGACTGTCATGACGATGGTGGTGGAGCCCTCTGCGCTCGAAGCGGGGGAGGCCGGCGCGCGGGGCCGCGTGGCCGAGTTGGAGGCACTCCGTGCGCGCGCCGAGGCGGGGCCCAGTGAGAAGGCGACCGAGGCCCAGCACGCCAAGGGCAAGCTGACCGCTCGTGAGCGGATCGAGCTGCTTTTGGACGCGGGTTCGTTTCAGGAGGTCGAGCAGTTGCGTCGGCACCGGGCGACCGGTTTCGGCCTGGAGGCGAAGAAGCCGTACACGGATGGTGTGATCACCGGCTGGGGCACGGTCGAGGGGCGCACGGTCTTCGTGTACGCCCATGACTTCCGCATCTTCGGCGGCGCGCTGGGCGAGGCGCACGCGACGAAGATCCACAAGATCATGGACATGGCCATCGCGGCCGGTGCCCCGCTGGTGTCCCTGAACGACGGTGCCGGTGCCCGTATCCAGGAGGGCGTCTCGGCGCTCGCCGGATACGGCGGGATCTTCCAGCGCAACACCAAGGCTTCGGGCGTCATCCCGCAGATCAGCGTGATGCTCGGCCCGTGCGCCGGGGGAGCGGCCTACAGCCCGGCCCTGACGGACTTCGTATTCATGGTCCGCGAGACCTCGCAGATGTTCATCACCGGCCCGGACGTGGTCAAGGCGGTCACGGGCGAGGAGATCTCCCAGAACGGGCTCGGCGGCGCCGACGTCCATGCGGAGACGAGCGGTGTCTGCCACTTCGCGTACGAGGACGAGGAGACCTGCCTCGCCGAGGTCCGCTATCTGCTGTCGATGCTTCCGCAGAACAACCGCGAGAATCCGCCCGTCGCGCGGTCGGGAGACCCGGCGGACCGTCGCTCGGACGTCCTGCTCGACCTGGTGCCGGCGGACGGCAACCGCCCGTACGACATGGCCAAGGTGATCGAGGAGCTCGTCGACGACGGCGACTACCTGGAGGTCCACGAGCGCTGGGCCCGCAACATCGTCTGCGCCCTGGCCCGTCTCGACGGGCGGGTCGTCGGCATCGTGGCGAACCAGCCGCAGTCGCTGGCCGGGGTCCTGGACATCGAGGCCTCCGAGAAGGCGGCCCGCTTCGTCCAGATGTGCGACGCCTTCAACATCCCGATCATCACGCTCCTCGACGTGCCCGGCTTCCTGCCGGGCGTGGACCAGGAGCACGGCGGGATCATCCGGCACGGCGCGAAGCTCCTGTACGCGTACTGCAACGCCACGGTGCCCCGCATCTCCCTCATCCTGCGCAAGGCGTACGGCGGCGCGTACATCGTCATGGACAGCCAGTCCATCGGCGCGGACCTGACCTATGCGTGGCCGACGAACGAGATCGCGGTGATGGGCGCCGAGGGCGCCGCCAACGTCATCTTCCGCCGGCAGATCGCGGCGGCCGAGGACCCCGAGGCCATGCGGCAGAAGATGGTCAAGGAGTACAAGGCCGAGCTGATGCACCCCTACTACGCCGCCGAGCGAGGCCTGGTCGACGACGTCATCGACCCCGCCGAGACCCGCCGGGTCCTCGCCTCCACTCTGGAGATGCTGCGCAACAAGCACGCGGATCTGCCGTCCCGCAAGCACGGCAACCCCCCGCAGTAGACCCACCGGGCACCCGACACTCCCCGGAAACAATCCAACTTCGCTGTTTTTCGGGCCAGATGGAGGCTTGGGGGCGGCTGGAAAGGGGTGCCCTCCTCTCCCCGCAGGCACCCTGGGCAGGGGTTCATCCCCTGGGGCCGCGCTCATGGGTGCACGGGTGCCGCCGAGTGGCTGGTTCGTGAATAGAAACCAGCTATCCGGTTTTGTATTGACAGGACGCCCTGGAGCCCATTGAATCTGTGTGCGGTAGGGGGGCCGCCCCGCCAGCGGCACCGTCCAGGTACAGGGGAGAGACGCTGTGGACATCGAAGTGCTCGGCTCGTTGTCGGTGCGGGAGAACGGAACGTCCATCACGCCAACGGCCCCCAAGCCACGGCAGGTTCTGGCCTTGCTCGCCTTGCACGCCGACCGGATGGTGCCCGTCTCCTCCCTGATGGAGGAGCTCTGGGGCGACACGCCGCCGCGCAGCGGCCGTACGACACTGCAGACTTACGTCCTTCAGCTGCGTGAACTCATCGCCGCGGCTCTGGAGAAGGGCGATGGCGGGGAAGGTGAGCGCCCCGCCGCCAAGGACGTACTGGTGACGATGCCCGGTGGCTATCTGCTGTCCAGCGGCGACGGGCACAGCGACGTGCGCACGTTCGAGCGTCTTGCGGGCATGGGATACCGGGCCATGGACGCGGGCGACTTCGCCGGTGCCGCACGGCAGTTGCGGGAAGCGCTGATGCTGTGGTTCGGCACCGCCTTCGCGGACGTGCAGGCCGGGCCGCAGCTGGAGATGGAGATCCAGCGCCTCGACGAGAGCCGGCTGTGTGCCCTTGAACAGCGCATCGAGGCCGACCTGCGGCTGGGGCGGCATCGTGAGGTGCTGGCCGAACTGACCATTCTGGTGAACCGCTATCGCACGCACGAGAGCCTGCACGCCCAGTTCATGCTCGCGCTGTACCGCTCCGGGCGACGCAGCGAGGCCCTGGACGTCTATCAGCGGCTGCGCGCCACGCTCGTACGTGACATCGGTCTGGAGCCGTCCGCAGGGCTGCGTCGGCTGCAGCAGTCCATTCTCGCGGCCAACGAGGGGCCCGCGGCAGCGGAGTCCGATGCCGATGCCGCCAAGGACCGGCTCGTTCCCGTGCGTTGAGCGATCACACCTTTCCTTCTCTGATAGTCCCTTCTCTGATACGTCGGCGCGCTCGCCCGCAGTCCCGGGCCCCGATGCGTAGTTTCTGCGTCGTCCGCATATCGAGCCCCGGTGAGGAGACTCGTGAAGATTCACGTTCTGGGTGCGTTGAGGGCTGAGGTCAACGGGGAATCGATCGTTCCGACAGCGGGTAAGCCGCGGCAGATTCTTTCCCTGCTCTCCCTCTATCCCGGACGGGCGATGCCCGTCTCCACGCTCATGGAGGAAATCTGGGGGGTCGAGCCGCCGCAGAGCGCGCTCACCACCTTGCAGACCTACATTCTTCACCTGCGCCGGCACCTCGGTACCGCGATGGGGCCCGATTCCCCCCACACCGCCAAGGAGGTGCTCGCCACTCGGCACGGCGGCTATCTGATGCAGATACCGGCCGAGAGCGTGGATGTGCACCAGTACGAGCGCATGGTCGCGGAGGGGCGGACAGCCTGCGACGCCGGGGACGACGTCACCGCGGCCGATCGCTTCCGGCAGGCGCTCGCGCTCTGGCGCGGGCCCGCGCTGGTCGACGTACGGGTCGGTCCGATCCTCGAGATCGAGGTCATGCGCCTGGAGGAGAGCCGCCTCGGCACCGTCGAGTGGCGGATCGACGCTGATCTGCGGCTCGGACGGCACTCCGAACTCATCGCGGAATTAACAGAACTGACGGCACGTCACCCCCACCACGAAGGGCTGCATTCGCAGGCCATGGTCGCGCTGTACCGGTCGGGGCGCCAAGCGTCGGCTCTCGAGGTCTACCGCAAGCTGCGCATCCGGCTGATCGAGGGGCTCGGCGTCGAGCCCTCGCCGCAGGTACAGCGGCTGCATCAGGCCATACTCGCCGTCGACCCCAAGCTGGACGTCGCCGCGGGACCGCGGCGCGGCTCGACCTTCGACCTCTACGCCGCCTGAGGCCCCAGCCGGACTTGAGCCGTACGCGTCCAGGGGTCGAGTGACGCCGGACAGGCTCTGCTGACTGCCGCCGTCTGCCAGGCACGACCGCGTGCCCCGCACCCAGCACAGTCGGGCGGCCTGTCCGATGAGAGAAGGTGGTCCCGGTGCCGGGTGAGCGTGTACGCCGTCTTTCACACACCGTCGATGTGGCGGCACCCGCAGGAGTCGTCTACACATTGCTCGTCGATGCCGAGCACCGCCCGTTGTACTTTCCGTCGAATGTGTACGTGGAGCGGCTCGACTTCTGCGGCCCCCGCGAACGGCTGCGGGTCTGGGCCCTCGCCGACGGGCAGGTCAAGTCCTGGACGTCGGCCCGGGTGCAGGACTCCGCGCGGCGCTCGCTCTCCTTCCACCAGGACCGGATCATGGAGCCCGCGGCGTCGATGGGCGGCACGTTCTCCGTGCAGCCCCTTGGCCCCGACCGTTGCCGGCTGATCGTGGACCACGAGTTCACCCCCCTGGACGGCCGTCGCGACAACATGGAGTGGCTGGAGTGGAACGTCGCCGAAACCAACCGCTCCGACCTGCAGCACCTGAGGTTCCTGGCGGAGCGCTGGACACGGCTCGACGAACTGCTCCTGTCGTTCGAGGAGTCGATACGCGTCAAAGGGCCCGCCGAGCTGGTGCACAGCTTCCTCTACGACGTGGAGAGCTGGCCCGGACAGCTCTCCCACGTGCGCCGGGTCAGCCTGGACGAGCCCCAAGTCGGCGTACAGAAGGTCGCCATGGAGCTAAACGCGGCCGACGGCGCCGTCCACGACATCGCGTCCGTGCGGCTGTGCTTCCCGCACGCCGGACGCATCGTGCACAAGGAGACGACGCCCAGGAAGCTGCTCGCGGCGCACTGCGGCGAGTGGTCGGTCGTCTCCGACGAGGAGGGCGTCACCGTGACGTCCCAGCACCACGTCGTGCTGCGGGAGCAGGACATCGAGCACGTGCTCGGCGCGGGAGCCACCCTCGAGGACGCCCGCCGCCGGGTGCGTCAGGAGCTGGGCGACGAAAGCCTGCAGACGCTGTACTCGGCCCGGAAACACGCCGAATCGGCCGTACGCGTGCTCTGACGCCCGGAGCCGTCCTCGACAGCTGGCCCATGCGCGCCCGGGAACGACTTGTGAGAGGGCCGCCACTCGATCGGCCGCCCGCGATCCTTCGAGCAAGGCTCCGGTGGCTGCCTCTTGCATGGGACATCCCCACCGGCCCGCTCCCGGCAGGCCGTCGTGAGACCGCCGCACCCGCAGGAGAGGGGGTGGGGTCCGCGCCTTCGTCCCGCGCGAGGGCATGGGCCCCGAAGAGACGATGACCGTCACACGCGACGTGACCGGTTCGGTGACCGCGGTGCTCGCCCTCCACGGCGCCGAGCAGGGGGACCCGACCACTCTCGAACTGCACGGCCCGCTCGACCCGTTGCTCCTCGACGCCGCCCTCGCCCGCGTCGCCGTCGACCGGCCCGAGCTGCGCGAGGTGCACCCCCGGATCGAGAGGCACGGCCCCGGTCGCCATTCCCTCGAACTCGCGGCGCCCTACCCTGTCGGCGTCCTCGCCGACATGCTCACCGCCGCCGCCTGCGCACCCGGGCCGGCCGGTGGGCTCGCCCGGCGGTGGTCGGTCACGGACCTGCCGGAGCCGCTGGCACTCACCCCTCTCCAGCGGGAGCTCCTCACCGGCGCCGCGCACCGCCCTCACCAGCAGGTCGGGCAGCTCTCCTGGCGGTGGCACGGCCCGCTGGACACCGCCCGGTTCACCGCCGCGTGGCGACGCGTCTTCGACCACGAGGCGGTGCTGCGCGCGGCGTTCGCCTGGGACCCCCAGCCCCGGGTCGCCCTGCATGCCCGTGCTCACCCCGACGTCGTACGCCACGCATACGGCACCCTCACCCGACAGGCCCTCATGGAACAGGAGCGGGCGCGCGGCTTCGACCTGAGCCGGCCCGGGCTGCTTCGATTCGCCCTCCTGGACGGGGCACCGCAGCAGGCACCCCCAGGCCAAGTCCCGCCCACAGACGTCGTACTCACCTACCACCGTGGCCTGCTCGACAGCGCGAGCGTGGGCCTGCTGGCGCGGGAGTTCTACCGCGGCTATCTCGCCGAGGCACCCTCACGCGGCGGCGAGCGCCGCCCCGACCTGCGGGACTACCGACGCTGGCTGGACGCACAAGACCCGGCACCGGCCCGGGACTTCTGGACCCGCACGGGCGGCGACCTGGCCGCAGGCCTGCCCCGCGCCCGTCCCGGCACCGTCACCGGCCGGCACGGCACGGGCCGCTCCCAGGTGCGGCTCACCCGTACCGAGACGACGCGCCTCGCGCAGTGGGCGGCACAATGGGGGGCCACCGAGAGCAGCGCGCTGCAGGCGGTCTGGGCGATGATCCTCTTCCGTTCGGACATCGCGGCCCGTGGCCCGGCCCCGGTGAGCTTCAACGTCAGCGTGTCCGGCCGTGGCATCCCGATGGAGAGCATCGCGTACGTCCCCGGGCCCTTCGACAACCCGCTGCCGATGGCCCTTGAAGTGGACCCGGCGGGTACGGTGCCCGGTCTGCTGCGGGCGGTACGCGACCGGTACCTGGGCATGGCCGAGCACGAGTGGGTCACCGCCGGGCAGGTCAGGCAGTGGCTCGGGTACGACGCTGACGCGGCGCCTGCCGAAACGCTGATCTCCTTCGAGCGCCGGCTGAGCCCTCTGAAGGGACTGAGCACGGAACTCGCCGCGCAGGGCGTCGATGTGGCGGACGTCGACCCGGCGGGCGGGGGCACCGCGTTCGCGATGAGTGTCGTCGCCCGGTTCGACAGCCGTGGCGGACTCGTCCTGACCGCGGTCCACGACCGCGGGCGGCTGCGCGACGACCACGCGAGGGGGATGCTCGCCCACAGCGCCCGGCTGCTGCGCGAACTGCCCGACGGCGTCGAGCGCTCGACCACCGTCGCCGAGGTGCTGGGGGGCCTTGCAGGCGCCGATGTACCGCGCCTGCACGAGCACCCCGCGGGCCAGGACGCCCAACGCCTGGTGTGGTTGCGCGAGCCGGCTCGCCCCGGTGCCGGGGCCGTGTGCCTGATCGCACCGCCCGGGGCACCTGACCGAAGCCATGCCGCGCTGGCCCGGTGGTTCCCGGGGCCCGAGGCGGTCACCGTGCTGCGGGTGGACCCGGCCAGGATGTCTGGGGCCGCGGCGGCTCTGCGGCCCCTGCTCGCCGCGGGCGGGCGCCTGGTCCTGGGCGGATTCTCCGGGGCCGGAGCCCTCGCCTGCCAACTCGCCCGGCACGTCGCGGCGCACGGGGGCAGAGCGCCGCTGGTGGTACTCGGCGCGGGTGGCGCGGGCGGTGACGGCGGTGATGGCGGTGATGGCGGTGACGGCAGGGTGCACGACTTGGCACGTGCGCTCGCCACCGCGGCCCGGCAGGCCTAGGGCCGAGCGGCTCACTACGCTCCAACTCCCGCCCCCTGTACGCGAGTTCACTGACTCCGAGCCGAACCCGGCCCGCCTGTGCGGTAGATGGCCACGTCAGAGGCTCAACCCTGCGCGACGCTGCGTAACGTGACCCAAGTCACTTCGAAGAGTTCTTGGCTCGGCGGCATCTGCCGTGTCACGATTTCCGCACTTCCCCCCTGCCCGAAAACGGCAGCGGGGTTGTTCTGTTTTTCGATGCTTCCCCCGGGCGGCGGTGAAGCATGAGCGCCCAGGCGCGCTCCACAGCCCACCGTTTCGGCAGGGAACCCCCGATCCGGGGCTGTGTCCGACGATCGTCGACTCACACCACTTCCGCCGTACTGGACAGGTCGGCGCCGGCTGCAACGTGCCCACCCCAGACCTGGCAGTCCATCCGCGCGACACCTCCACCGGCATCCGTGCCCTGATCCGCACAACGGAACGGGTCCGAAGCCGGACTCTAGAGAAAGTGGACTCCGATATGCCAAGGCTTTGCAAGCCCTCGGTGAGAGTGCCGGAATACGTCATCACAGCGGAAGAGACCCTCGCATTCGCTGAAAGGGTCCACGCCGGGAAGCCGCAGCTCCCTCTGGCGCTTCGCCTGATTCGGAACACGGGGGTGTTGAAGCGGCATATCGTACAGCCCATCGAGAAGACGCTCCAGCACCCGGGACTGACCGAGCGCAACCGCATCTACGAGATCGAATCCAAGAAGCGGTGCCCCGAAGTCATCGAACAAGCCCTGGAAAACGCCGAAGTGACGGCGAACGACATCGACGCCATCATCTACGTGTCGTGCACCGGATTCCTCATGCCGTCGCTGACCGCGTGGCTGATCAACCGCATGGGATTCAGGAGCGACACCCGGCAGATACCCATCGCGCAGTTGGGATGCGCCGCGGGTGGCGCAGCGATCAACAGGGCCCACGACTTCTGCACGGCGCACCCCGGCACCAACGTCCTGATCGTCTCGTGCGAGCTGTGCTCGCTGTGCTATCAGCCCGACGAGGACGACATCGGTTCGCTGCTGTCCGACGGGCTGTTCGGTGACGCGGTCGCGGCCGCCGTGGTCCGGGGCAGCGGTGGAACCGGCATCGAGCTGGAGCGCAACGCCGCCTACCTCATCCCGAACACCGAGGACTGGATCTCCTACGCCGTGCGGGACACCGGCTTCCACTTCCAGCTCGACCGCCGGGTGCCCGGCACCATGGAGCCGCTGGCCCCCGTGCTGCGAGAGTTCGCCGCGAGCCACCAGTGGGATGCGGGCAACCTCGACTTCTACATCGTTCACGCCGGGGGCCCCCGCATTCTGAACGACCTCGCCAAGTTCCTCGACGTCGACCGCAAGGTCTTCCGGCACAGCCGGGCGACCCTGACCGAATACGGGAACATCGCGAGCGCGGTCGTACTAGACGCCGCTCTCAGGCTGTTCGAAGAGGACACCCCGATGCTCGAAGCCAGGGGCCTGATCGCGGGCTTCGGTCCCGGCATCACTGCCGAGATGGCATTGGGCACATGGAACAGCGGCGACGCGTCGCGAATCATCGATTGAGGCCGGCGAAGCGACCGTCGCCCACCTCCGAGCGGAATCTCGAACGGAAAAGGAAGTGACCGAATGACTGGCCTCATCGTCCCGCCGGGTCAGGGACGAAAGCTGATCACGCCGGCGCAAGAGGTGACCTTCAAGGCTACTGAGGCGCACGGCTCGTCGATATCGATATTCGAGGTGGTTGTACCGCCCGGATTCGATGTCGGGGCTCATGTGCACAACCATTCCCAGGAGTTCTTCTACGTTCTGGAGGGCGAGCTGGACCTCCTGGCGTTCGAGCCGACCAAACGTACCGAGGAGAGCTGGCAGGACTGGGAGTCCTCCGGCGGGGACCACGTCGTCCGCGCGGGCGAGGGCAGCTGCATGTTCGTTCCCCCGGGGACGCCGCACGCGTTCAGGAACGGCACGGACAAACCGGCACGCATGCTGTTCCAGAGCTACCCCTCGCCCGATCACGAGCACTACTTCGAGGAGATCGTGGAGATCTTCTCGGCCCCGACGGTGGATCCCGAGGCCGTCGAGGAGATGCGTCGGCGTTACGACGTCAGTCAGATCACGCCGCTGCGCTACGAGCCCCCCGCTCTCCACGCTGCCCGGACAGCCGAGCCTGGAGGGCAGGCCCGGTGAACGCGACGGACGCAATCCCCCTGGTGCACGCGAGCCTCGGTGAGCGCGAACTGGCGGCAGTGGCCGAGGTGTTCGCCTCGGGGTGGCCGGCCGGTCAGGGGCCGAAGGGCAAGGCGCTTGAGGCTCAGCTCGCCGAGCGCTACGGCGTGGGCGACGCGGTCGCGGTGAGCAACTGCGGGGCCGCGCTCCACCTGGCCCTGATGGCGCTCGGCGTCAAAGCCGGTGACGAAGTGATCGTCGCTGACTACACGTTCCCGGCACCTGCCCACGCGGTGCGGTACCTCGACGCGGTCCCGGTCTTCGCCGACGTGCGCCCCGACACCGGCACCGTGGACCCGCAGGCGGTGGCGGATTTGGTCGGTCCGCGGACCGTGGGTGTGATCGCCGTGGACACCGTCGGCCTCCCCGCGGACTACGCGCAGCTGCAGGCGATCGCGGATCGCCACGGCCTGTTCCTGGTCGAGGACGCCGCCTGTGCGGTGGGCGCCACGTACCAGGGACGTGAGGCCGGTGCGCTGGCCGAGGTGGCCTGTCTGTCCTTCCACGGACGCAAGGGCGCCACGAGTGGCGAGGGCGGTGCCCTGCTGGCCGCCGACCCGGCCATCGGGGCGGACGCGCGACTGCGGTCGTCCTTCGGCATCGGGAGCATCTTCGACCAGTCCCAGGTCGTCGGCCTGCCGATCCCGGAGTTCACCGAAGTCGGGTACAACTTCAAGCTCTCCGACATCGCCGCGGCCATCCTCCAGGTGCAGATCGGCCGGATCGGCGAGCTGCTGGCACGCCGCAACACCATCGCCGGGCAGTACGGCCAACTCCTTGCCGACGAAAGCCTGCTGACGGTGCCTCATGTTCCCGAGGACCGTACCCACGCCTGGCAGTCCTACGTCGTCACGCTGGACGCGAGCGTGGACCGCGCCGCGGTCGCCGCTGATCTGCGCGCTCAGGGCATCGGCTGCGGTCACGGCACGTGGGCGACGCACGTCCAGCCCGTGTTCGCGTCGGAGCACAAGTGCCCGGTGTCGGCTGATCTCTTCCAGCGCAACCTCGCCATACCCATGCACGCGGAACTCAGCGAGAACCAGGTCGAGCGGGTCGTGGACGCCCTGCGCGCCTCGCTGCGGGCCCACTCGGCGTCCACCCTGATCCCAGGAGGGGTCGCATGACGGACAATCAGCCGGCACCGGACGGCGTACTGCGCCTGATCAACGGCTACTGGGCCACCGGCGTACTCGGCGCCGCGGCCACGCACTCGCTCTTCACCCACCTCGAGAACGGCGCGGAGACGGCCGATGAGCTGGCCACCCGCGCCGACATCGCCGAGCGCGGCGCGCAGACCCTCCTCGACGGACTCGTCAGCCTGGGTCTGGTCGCGCTGCACGCGGGCCGGTACCGCAACACACCGGAGGCCTCCGCGTACCTCGTCGAGGGCAAGCCCGCCTCCCTGAGCAGTTTCGCCAAGCTCAAGCTGAAGCACATGGGCGCCCTGGTCGCCCTGCCGGACGTGGTCCGCGCCGGTGGCCCGGTGACGGACCCGACGACCGAGGTGGCCGACAACCCGCACTGGGAGGAGGTCGTCCCGGCGATCGCCGCGCAGTCGGTGCCCGCCGCGACGATCGCCGCCGAGGTGCTCGGGCTCGCCGACGCGGGCGAGGTCTCCATCCTCGACGTGGGCGGCGGTTCGGGGATCTACTCGGCCATCTGGCTGGAGGCCAACCCGGCGGCCCGCTCGACCCAGCTCGACTGGGAGCCGATCAA containing:
- a CDS encoding acyl-CoA carboxylase epsilon subunit — translated: MDGAESKDALLRIERGQATEEELAAVAVTLLSLAAGQRETEEEESGGRSVALWRRRERTSAYQAPHSWR
- a CDS encoding acyl-CoA carboxylase subunit beta; translation: MTMVVEPSALEAGEAGARGRVAELEALRARAEAGPSEKATEAQHAKGKLTARERIELLLDAGSFQEVEQLRRHRATGFGLEAKKPYTDGVITGWGTVEGRTVFVYAHDFRIFGGALGEAHATKIHKIMDMAIAAGAPLVSLNDGAGARIQEGVSALAGYGGIFQRNTKASGVIPQISVMLGPCAGGAAYSPALTDFVFMVRETSQMFITGPDVVKAVTGEEISQNGLGGADVHAETSGVCHFAYEDEETCLAEVRYLLSMLPQNNRENPPVARSGDPADRRSDVLLDLVPADGNRPYDMAKVIEELVDDGDYLEVHERWARNIVCALARLDGRVVGIVANQPQSLAGVLDIEASEKAARFVQMCDAFNIPIITLLDVPGFLPGVDQEHGGIIRHGAKLLYAYCNATVPRISLILRKAYGGAYIVMDSQSIGADLTYAWPTNEIAVMGAEGAANVIFRRQIAAAEDPEAMRQKMVKEYKAELMHPYYAAERGLVDDVIDPAETRRVLASTLEMLRNKHADLPSRKHGNPPQ
- a CDS encoding BTAD domain-containing putative transcriptional regulator, whose amino-acid sequence is MDIEVLGSLSVRENGTSITPTAPKPRQVLALLALHADRMVPVSSLMEELWGDTPPRSGRTTLQTYVLQLRELIAAALEKGDGGEGERPAAKDVLVTMPGGYLLSSGDGHSDVRTFERLAGMGYRAMDAGDFAGAARQLREALMLWFGTAFADVQAGPQLEMEIQRLDESRLCALEQRIEADLRLGRHREVLAELTILVNRYRTHESLHAQFMLALYRSGRRSEALDVYQRLRATLVRDIGLEPSAGLRRLQQSILAANEGPAAAESDADAAKDRLVPVR
- a CDS encoding BTAD domain-containing putative transcriptional regulator — its product is MKIHVLGALRAEVNGESIVPTAGKPRQILSLLSLYPGRAMPVSTLMEEIWGVEPPQSALTTLQTYILHLRRHLGTAMGPDSPHTAKEVLATRHGGYLMQIPAESVDVHQYERMVAEGRTACDAGDDVTAADRFRQALALWRGPALVDVRVGPILEIEVMRLEESRLGTVEWRIDADLRLGRHSELIAELTELTARHPHHEGLHSQAMVALYRSGRQASALEVYRKLRIRLIEGLGVEPSPQVQRLHQAILAVDPKLDVAAGPRRGSTFDLYAA
- a CDS encoding SRPBCC family protein, whose translation is MPGERVRRLSHTVDVAAPAGVVYTLLVDAEHRPLYFPSNVYVERLDFCGPRERLRVWALADGQVKSWTSARVQDSARRSLSFHQDRIMEPAASMGGTFSVQPLGPDRCRLIVDHEFTPLDGRRDNMEWLEWNVAETNRSDLQHLRFLAERWTRLDELLLSFEESIRVKGPAELVHSFLYDVESWPGQLSHVRRVSLDEPQVGVQKVAMELNAADGAVHDIASVRLCFPHAGRIVHKETTPRKLLAAHCGEWSVVSDEEGVTVTSQHHVVLREQDIEHVLGAGATLEDARRRVRQELGDESLQTLYSARKHAESAVRVL
- a CDS encoding condensation domain-containing protein, with the translated sequence MTVTRDVTGSVTAVLALHGAEQGDPTTLELHGPLDPLLLDAALARVAVDRPELREVHPRIERHGPGRHSLELAAPYPVGVLADMLTAAACAPGPAGGLARRWSVTDLPEPLALTPLQRELLTGAAHRPHQQVGQLSWRWHGPLDTARFTAAWRRVFDHEAVLRAAFAWDPQPRVALHARAHPDVVRHAYGTLTRQALMEQERARGFDLSRPGLLRFALLDGAPQQAPPGQVPPTDVVLTYHRGLLDSASVGLLAREFYRGYLAEAPSRGGERRPDLRDYRRWLDAQDPAPARDFWTRTGGDLAAGLPRARPGTVTGRHGTGRSQVRLTRTETTRLAQWAAQWGATESSALQAVWAMILFRSDIAARGPAPVSFNVSVSGRGIPMESIAYVPGPFDNPLPMALEVDPAGTVPGLLRAVRDRYLGMAEHEWVTAGQVRQWLGYDADAAPAETLISFERRLSPLKGLSTELAAQGVDVADVDPAGGGTAFAMSVVARFDSRGGLVLTAVHDRGRLRDDHARGMLAHSARLLRELPDGVERSTTVAEVLGGLAGADVPRLHEHPAGQDAQRLVWLREPARPGAGAVCLIAPPGAPDRSHAALARWFPGPEAVTVLRVDPARMSGAAAALRPLLAAGGRLVLGGFSGAGALACQLARHVAAHGGRAPLVVLGAGGAGGDGGDGGDGGDGRVHDLARALATAARQA
- a CDS encoding type III polyketide synthase yields the protein MPRLCKPSVRVPEYVITAEETLAFAERVHAGKPQLPLALRLIRNTGVLKRHIVQPIEKTLQHPGLTERNRIYEIESKKRCPEVIEQALENAEVTANDIDAIIYVSCTGFLMPSLTAWLINRMGFRSDTRQIPIAQLGCAAGGAAINRAHDFCTAHPGTNVLIVSCELCSLCYQPDEDDIGSLLSDGLFGDAVAAAVVRGSGGTGIELERNAAYLIPNTEDWISYAVRDTGFHFQLDRRVPGTMEPLAPVLREFAASHQWDAGNLDFYIVHAGGPRILNDLAKFLDVDRKVFRHSRATLTEYGNIASAVVLDAALRLFEEDTPMLEARGLIAGFGPGITAEMALGTWNSGDASRIID
- a CDS encoding cupin domain-containing protein; translation: MTGLIVPPGQGRKLITPAQEVTFKATEAHGSSISIFEVVVPPGFDVGAHVHNHSQEFFYVLEGELDLLAFEPTKRTEESWQDWESSGGDHVVRAGEGSCMFVPPGTPHAFRNGTDKPARMLFQSYPSPDHEHYFEEIVEIFSAPTVDPEAVEEMRRRYDVSQITPLRYEPPALHAARTAEPGGQAR
- a CDS encoding aminotransferase class I/II-fold pyridoxal phosphate-dependent enzyme, with product MNATDAIPLVHASLGERELAAVAEVFASGWPAGQGPKGKALEAQLAERYGVGDAVAVSNCGAALHLALMALGVKAGDEVIVADYTFPAPAHAVRYLDAVPVFADVRPDTGTVDPQAVADLVGPRTVGVIAVDTVGLPADYAQLQAIADRHGLFLVEDAACAVGATYQGREAGALAEVACLSFHGRKGATSGEGGALLAADPAIGADARLRSSFGIGSIFDQSQVVGLPIPEFTEVGYNFKLSDIAAAILQVQIGRIGELLARRNTIAGQYGQLLADESLLTVPHVPEDRTHAWQSYVVTLDASVDRAAVAADLRAQGIGCGHGTWATHVQPVFASEHKCPVSADLFQRNLAIPMHAELSENQVERVVDALRASLRAHSASTLIPGGVA
- a CDS encoding methyltransferase: MTDNQPAPDGVLRLINGYWATGVLGAAATHSLFTHLENGAETADELATRADIAERGAQTLLDGLVSLGLVALHAGRYRNTPEASAYLVEGKPASLSSFAKLKLKHMGALVALPDVVRAGGPVTDPTTEVADNPHWEEVVPAIAAQSVPAATIAAEVLGLADAGEVSILDVGGGSGIYSAIWLEANPAARSTQLDWEPINAIARRLLAERGVADRFTCIDGDFHTTDFGTAKYDIALYSHIAHQEGPEGNVEVFTRLRNALKPGGAVVICDYVVDDDRSGPAFPLIFASEMLLKSKQGGTWRQSDYRDWLVKAGFEDVSFHSAPPATLVVAR